A segment of the Corynebacterium liangguodongii genome:
TGGCCGCCGGGGTGATCGAGGCGCCCGGGGATGCGCCGAGGATGCCCGCGATGGTGCCGTCCTGGTCGTTGACCAGAGCGGTGCCGAACTCGAGGGAGCCGAAGGTCGGCGCACCGACCGGCTTGATCACCTGGACACGCTGGCCGGCAATCGCGATCTCCCAGTCCTTGCCGTTGGCCTCCGGGTAGTAATCGCGCAGCACGTCGATGCGGCCGTCGAAGTCCTTAAACACCTCCTCGACGAGGTACTTGACTAAGTCGACGTTGGTGGCGGCAACGCCCAGGTAAGACGGGATGTTATCGGGGCGGATGGACTTGAACAGGTCGAGGTAGGAGCCCTTCTTCAAGAACTTCGGGCTCCAGCCGCCGTAGGGGCCGAAGAGGAGGGACTGCTGGCCGTCGATGACGCGCAGGTCGAGGTGCGGAACCGACATCGGGGGTGCACCAACCTTGGCCTTGCCGTAGACCTTCGCCTGGTGCTGGGAGACGAGCTCGGGGTTCGTCGTGCGCAGCCAAAGCCCGGAGATGGGGAACCCGGCGTAGCCGCGAACCTCGGGCACGCGGGCCTTGCGCAGCAGGTCGAGCGCGTAGCCGCCCGCGCCGACGAAGACGAAGCGCGCACGGACGACCTGCTTGTCGCCGGTGTGAACGTTGCGGACGCTCGCCTCCCAGAACTTGCCGTTGCGCTTGAGCCCGATGACCTCGTGGCCGTAGCGGATGACGGTGCCCTTCTTCTTCGCGTCATCGAGGAACTGCTTCGTCAGGGCGCCGTAGTTGATGTCGGTGCCGACGTTGGTCCAGGAAATCGCCACCGGCTCGGCGGCGAAATCGCGCCCCTTGGCCATCAGCGGCAGCTTCTCCGCGAACTCGGAGGCGTCCCGGGTGAACTGCATGTTGGGGAACATGTGGTTGGCCGAGAGCGAATCAAAACGGCGGCGCAGGTAGTCGATCTGGTCCTCACCCTGCGCATACGAGACATGCGGCACCGGGTTGATGAATTCCTGCGGGTCGGTCAACACGTCGTCACCAAGCTGGTGCGCCCAAAACTGGCGCGAGAGCTGGAACTTCTCGTTGATCGTCATCGCCTTCGAGACGTCAACCTTGCCGTTTTTCTCCGGCGTGTAGTTGAGCTCGCACAACGCCGAGTGTCCCGTGCCGGCATTGTTGAGGGCGTAGGACGACTCCTGCGCGGGCCCGTCGAGGCGCTCGAAGACTACCTGGGTCCAGCTCGGCTCGAGCTCTCGCAACAGCGCACCCAGGGTCGCGCTCATGATTCCGGCGCCGATGAGCAGGACGTCTGCCTCATCGCTCAACCTCTTTTTGCCTTGTTCAGACATCCGTTCATCCTCTTCGGTAGTTCAGTGGGGCTGACTCGATGCCCTCTCACACTAGGTCCGGACCTTTGCGCGGCTAGAACCCTCCAGAGCCT
Coding sequences within it:
- the mqo gene encoding malate dehydrogenase (quinone), which gives rise to MSEQGKKRLSDEADVLLIGAGIMSATLGALLRELEPSWTQVVFERLDGPAQESSYALNNAGTGHSALCELNYTPEKNGKVDVSKAMTINEKFQLSRQFWAHQLGDDVLTDPQEFINPVPHVSYAQGEDQIDYLRRRFDSLSANHMFPNMQFTRDASEFAEKLPLMAKGRDFAAEPVAISWTNVGTDINYGALTKQFLDDAKKKGTVIRYGHEVIGLKRNGKFWEASVRNVHTGDKQVVRARFVFVGAGGYALDLLRKARVPEVRGYAGFPISGLWLRTTNPELVSQHQAKVYGKAKVGAPPMSVPHLDLRVIDGQQSLLFGPYGGWSPKFLKKGSYLDLFKSIRPDNIPSYLGVAATNVDLVKYLVEEVFKDFDGRIDVLRDYYPEANGKDWEIAIAGQRVQVIKPVGAPTFGSLEFGTALVNDQDGTIAGILGASPGASITPAAMLELIERCFGEHLIDWADKIHEMFPTYGTSLKRDAKAYESQWEMTQSALGLADEQIEL